The DNA segment GCTTTTCCCAAACGTTTTAGGCTATTAAGAGAGGgtagaaggaagagagagagagagagaaacagtgTCGTTTTGAGACAATGAGTAGGAAAATGGGATCGAACGCAGGCAGCTCCGGCGAGAACAGTTCTCCGAATCCATGTAAGTAAAGCTTTCATCTTTTCGCTGTTATTTCTTATATAATAGGttaaaaatcgaatctttttgGACAAATCTGTACTCTTTTCTATTAGGTTAAAAAAGTCACTAATTTTGTGGTGTTTTGGTGTGTAATTAATGTAGTGAGGAACCCATTTCAGAAAAGTGGGAATCAGGCGGTGTACGAGGTGATTGAGACGAAGAACGCGTGCGTGATGAGAGCTGACTTACCTGGGTGTCTCGAGTCAGACCTCACCTACTGGGTCGACACCGTCGGCGGCAACAACGTCCACTTCTTCGCCGACGAACCAGCCATG comes from the Camelina sativa cultivar DH55 unplaced genomic scaffold, Cs unpScaffold03125, whole genome shotgun sequence genome and includes:
- the LOC104774489 gene encoding 14.7 kDa heat shock protein-like, whose protein sequence is MSRKMGSNAGSSGENSSPNPLRNPFQKSGNQAVYEVIETKNACVMRADLPGCLESDLTYWVDTVGGNNVHFFADEPAMPEYESAGRKYGGSMVVNPE